A region of bacterium DNA encodes the following proteins:
- a CDS encoding exopolyphosphatase yields MRLLTRSDFDGLACAVLLVEKGIVDEYMFVHPKDVQSGRVKVTTDDVLANIPYVPGCGLWFDHHASEEERLEIAKLEFEGDSRPAPSAAQVIWEYYGGEATFGKHFLPLMEGVNKSDSGNLARDEILSPKGFILLSFIMDPRTGLGRFKEFKISNYQLMENMIQYCRTKTVEEILQLPDVKERVDLYYKHQKPYVEMLKRCSKTYGNAIVTNLMNEEPIYAGNRFVIYALFPQQNIEIRVMWGKISQNVVFTVGHSILNRTSKTNVGKLMLEFKGGGHEKVGTCQVSVLEWKQILEQIIEKVKKDG; encoded by the coding sequence AAAAAGGTATTGTTGACGAATATATGTTTGTACATCCAAAAGATGTTCAGTCGGGACGGGTGAAAGTGACCACTGATGACGTACTGGCAAATATCCCCTATGTTCCGGGCTGCGGACTCTGGTTCGATCATCACGCAAGCGAAGAAGAACGCCTTGAAATCGCCAAGCTCGAATTCGAAGGCGACTCCCGTCCAGCTCCCAGTGCTGCCCAGGTTATATGGGAGTATTACGGCGGCGAGGCGACGTTCGGAAAACACTTCCTGCCCCTCATGGAAGGGGTCAACAAGAGCGACTCAGGTAACCTGGCCCGCGATGAGATATTAAGCCCGAAAGGCTTTATTCTGCTTTCGTTCATCATGGACCCGCGGACAGGGCTCGGCCGATTCAAGGAATTCAAAATCAGCAATTACCAGCTGATGGAAAATATGATACAGTACTGCCGTACGAAAACAGTGGAAGAGATACTGCAGCTCCCGGATGTCAAGGAACGGGTCGACCTGTATTACAAACACCAGAAACCCTATGTGGAAATGCTCAAACGCTGCAGCAAAACATACGGCAACGCAATCGTGACAAACCTCATGAACGAAGAGCCGATATATGCCGGAAACCGGTTCGTAATATACGCGCTCTTTCCCCAGCAGAATATCGAAATCAGGGTCATGTGGGGCAAAATCAGCCAGAATGTGGTCTTCACCGTCGGCCACAGCATCCTCAACCGCACGAGCAAGACAAATGTCGGGAAGCTCATGCTCGAATTCAAGGGCGGCGGACACGAAAAAGTGGGCACATGCCAGGTTTCCGTCCTCGAATGGAAACAGATTCTCGAGCAGATTATCGAAAAGGTGAAAAAGGACGGTTGA